A stretch of the Fusarium musae strain F31 chromosome 2, whole genome shotgun sequence genome encodes the following:
- a CDS encoding hypothetical protein (EggNog:ENOG41), which produces MALWASASELDYIPAVVSLASQLFASGSWRKTTAFANAENRFMKLVAEAKNCNALTVYGEYLFQDGKYHEAVAMLNQALNVDDGVFEWKRKCLICLAKTYAKLGRAHEAKITLELLGDPEADAELDQLLRSSDAEMTRQRLYTDAVKGKHDLFSQLAEVEFEREAKETDVELKKNHHLWGLEWSRLADPGAKF; this is translated from the coding sequence ATGGCATTGTGGGCTTCGGCTTCAGAACTCGACTATATTCCTGCGGTCGTCTCCCTGGCGAGCCAGCTTTTCGCCAGTGGATCATGGCGGAAAACAACTGCATTCGCAAATGCTGAAAATCGGTTCATGAAGCTTGTAGCTGAAGCGAAGAACTGCAATGCTCTTACAGTCTATGGCGAATACCTGTTCCAAGATGGAAAATATCACGAAGCAGTTGCGATGTTAAACCAGGCCCTCAACGTTGACGATGGAGTCTTTGAGTGGAAGCGGAAGTGTCTGATATGTCTCGCAAAGACTTATGCCAAGCTTGGGAGAGCGCATGAGGCAAAGATAACACTTGAGTTGCTAGGAGACCCAGAAGCAGACGCTGAGCTTGACCAGTTGCTTCGATCAAGCGATGCTGAGATGACACGTCAACGATTGTACACagatgctgtcaagggcAAGCATGATTTGTTCTCACAGCTGGCCGAAGTGGAATTTGAGAGAGAAGCCAAGGAGACGGATGTCGAACTGAAGAAGAACCACCATCTATGGGGTTTGGAGTGGTCGAGACTGGCAGACCCAGGTGCTAAGTTTTAA